Proteins from a genomic interval of Epinephelus fuscoguttatus linkage group LG16, E.fuscoguttatus.final_Chr_v1:
- the ogfrl1 gene encoding opioid growth factor receptor-like protein 1, with protein sequence MGNLLGSWRFKEPSTVEECDSTWGSDSDSDEPAAEDDSGISDSVSPAESDRAPGDPEDTSPQLTESPESIPKMKRSFYAARDLYKYRHSYPNYRKSRQPNEYRNLRFYLNKIPLVPDGIYIEEILTKWRGDYDKLEHNHTYIQWLFPLREQGLNFYAHELTQDEIKEFQSTREAKRRFLAAYSLMLDFYGIKLLDKSGNVARAPNWQERFQHLNESQHNYLRITRILKSLGELGYEAFKAPLVHLFLEESLCHNTIPNMQHSALEYYVYTIRLPATRRRLLRYARQHYKPAHAFLWGPPPKRRGGAGVSVGGSVGAGSSGIRAPAPTPEQQRRGEESTASASSGIIVSSHDAMTCQDLAGGGLKDCAGLSSDMAGLEGALMMVGARGERNEYTEIVPL encoded by the exons atgggaaATCTGTTGGGCAGCTGGCGTTTCAAGGAGCCGAGCACCGTTGAGGAATGCGACTCGACGTGGGGGTCGGACTCCGACAGCGACGAGCCGGCGGCTGAAGATGACAGCGGCATCTCGGACTCCGTCAGCCCGGCGGAGAGTGACCGGGCCCCCGGGGACCCCGAGGACACTTCCCCGCAG ctGACTGAATCTCCAGAGTCTATTCCAAAGATGAAGAGGAGTTTCTATGCTGCCAGGGACCTCTACAAATACCGTCATAGCTACCcg aactaCAGAAAGTCCCGGCAACCCAATGAGTACCGTAACCTGCGCTTCTACCTGAACAAGATCCCTCTAGTACCTGATG GTATCTACATAGAAGAGATCCTGACTAAGTGGAGAGGCGACTATGACAAACTGGAGCACAATCACACCTACATTCAGTG GCTGTTTCCGTTAAGAGAACAAGGGCTCAACTTCTACGCACATGAACTGACTCAGGACGAGATCAAA GAATTCCAAAGTACTCGGGAAGCTAAGCGCAGATTCCTGGCAGCCTATTCCCTGATGTTGGACTTCTATGGCATCAAACTGCTGGATAAGAGTGGGAATGTTGCTCGGGCTCCCAACTGGCAGGAGCGCTTCCAGCACCTTAATga GTCCCAGCACAACTACCTGCGGATCACTCGCATCCTGAAGTCCCTGGGCGAGCTTGGCTATGAGGCCTTCAAGGCCCCTTTGGTTCATCTGTTCCTGGAGGAGTCGCTGTGCCACAACACCATTCCCAACATGCAGCACAGCGCCTTGGAGTACTACGTGTACACCATCCGCCTGCCAGCCACCCGCAGACGCCTGCTCCGCTACGCCCGCCAGCACTACAAGCCTGCCCACGCCTTCCTCTGGGGTCCACCACCTAAAAGGCGAGGTGGTGCTGGTGTCAGTGTCGGAGGCAGTGTAGGTGCTGGGAGTAGTGGGATCAGAGCACCTGCTCCAACACCAgagcaacagaggaggggggaggagagcACCGCATCTGCCAGTAGTGGGATTATTGTGTCTTCCCATGATGCCATGACGTGCCAGGACCTGGCTGGAGGAGGGCTAAAGGACTGCGCAGGACTCAGCTCTGATATGGCAGGACTGGAGGGAGCGTTGATGATGGTGGGAGCTAGAGGAGAGAGGAACGAGTACACTGAGATTGTTCCTCTGTAG